A genomic window from Halogeometricum borinquense DSM 11551 includes:
- a CDS encoding inositol monophosphatase family protein, translating into MTDRVRVAEAAAAAGADVAMAMFERDIETEEKSSKTDVVSEADGAAQDEILTTIADHYPDDVVVGEEGNTPKEIPETGDSWVVDPIDGTSNYLHGFTVWCQAVAAVRDASPVAAAVTRPAVGDTYVADDTEFRKNGDPTTVSDESDPERFVVAPTLRVGDDNRDQYLSVIETCFADLGDLRRIGSAQLTLAMVAAGSIDVALGIGRSHPWDTVAGVHMIRTAGGTVTDLDGNPWRHDSDGLVASNGQAHDAVLDAFDF; encoded by the coding sequence ATGACTGACAGAGTGCGGGTTGCCGAGGCGGCGGCGGCAGCAGGTGCGGACGTAGCGATGGCGATGTTCGAACGCGACATCGAAACCGAGGAGAAGTCCTCGAAGACCGATGTCGTAAGCGAGGCTGACGGGGCCGCACAGGACGAGATTCTCACTACGATCGCCGACCACTACCCCGATGACGTGGTCGTCGGCGAGGAGGGCAACACGCCGAAGGAGATTCCGGAAACGGGCGATTCGTGGGTCGTCGATCCTATCGACGGCACGTCGAACTATCTCCACGGCTTTACCGTGTGGTGTCAGGCCGTCGCCGCGGTTCGGGACGCCTCACCGGTCGCCGCTGCGGTGACTCGGCCCGCCGTCGGTGACACGTACGTTGCGGACGACACGGAGTTCCGGAAGAACGGCGATCCGACAACGGTGAGCGACGAATCTGACCCCGAACGATTCGTCGTCGCGCCGACGCTCCGCGTCGGAGACGACAACCGCGACCAGTATCTCTCCGTCATCGAAACCTGCTTTGCGGACCTCGGCGACCTGCGACGCATCGGATCAGCACAACTCACGTTGGCGATGGTCGCCGCCGGATCGATAGACGTGGCACTCGGTATCGGTCGGTCGCACCCGTGGGACACCGTCGCCGGCGTCCACATGATCCGGACCGCAGGCGGTACCGTCACCGACTTAGACGGAAATCCGTGGCGGCACGACAGCGACGGACTCGTCGCCTCGAACGGCCAAGCGCACGATGCCGTTCTCGACGCATTCGATTTCTGA
- a CDS encoding phosphopentomutase/phosphoglucosamine mutase, with amino-acid sequence MELFGTAGIRGDVVTRVTPELALSVGRAVGMDAVASDGRAEVVVGRDGRTSGPALASAVEAGLESAGADVHRVGVVPTPALAFASRGRRGIMLTASHNPPTDNGIKVFVDGEEYDRTLERGVEERVASDPDSAPWDQWGDSESVDVLPDYRNAVIDYARDHGADADGLNIVVDCGNGMSALGTPQVLRELGARVVTLNGQVDGHFPGRESKPTPETLTDLRAFLADDETEPGGDFDFGIAHDGDSDRIVIVGPDGDVIHEDTVVAIVAEHFVRDSDADDPVVVTTPNASGRIDERVREAGGRVERVRLGALHEGIAAAREDGGDVVFAAEPWKHIHPGLGGWIDGVASAAVLTRLVAESGLDALREPVTERPYRKVSVSCPDEKKQAVMASLETTLPDAFPDADVDTEHGVRLELPDASWVLVRPSGTEPYVRVYAEADDVDALVGEASDVVEAAIESAD; translated from the coding sequence ATGGAACTGTTCGGTACCGCCGGGATTCGCGGTGACGTAGTCACGCGCGTCACACCGGAACTCGCGCTCTCAGTCGGTCGTGCGGTCGGTATGGACGCGGTAGCGTCAGATGGACGAGCGGAAGTCGTCGTCGGTCGTGACGGTCGAACGAGTGGCCCCGCACTGGCTTCTGCCGTCGAAGCGGGACTGGAGTCCGCCGGAGCGGACGTACACCGCGTAGGCGTCGTCCCAACTCCTGCGCTGGCGTTTGCCTCGCGCGGCCGCCGCGGAATCATGCTCACGGCATCGCACAACCCGCCGACCGACAACGGAATCAAGGTGTTCGTGGACGGCGAGGAGTACGACCGGACGCTCGAACGGGGAGTCGAAGAACGCGTCGCCTCGGATCCCGACTCGGCTCCGTGGGACCAGTGGGGCGACAGCGAATCTGTTGACGTGCTTCCCGACTACCGAAACGCCGTCATCGACTACGCACGCGACCACGGCGCCGACGCCGACGGCCTGAATATCGTCGTAGACTGCGGTAACGGTATGTCCGCCCTCGGGACGCCGCAGGTCCTCCGGGAACTCGGCGCACGCGTCGTCACCCTCAACGGACAGGTGGACGGTCACTTCCCCGGGCGCGAGTCGAAACCGACGCCCGAGACGCTGACCGACCTCCGCGCATTCCTCGCGGACGACGAGACGGAACCCGGCGGCGACTTCGACTTCGGCATCGCACACGACGGCGACTCCGACCGGATCGTCATCGTCGGTCCCGACGGCGACGTGATTCACGAGGATACCGTCGTCGCCATCGTCGCAGAACACTTTGTCCGTGACTCCGATGCCGACGACCCGGTGGTCGTAACGACGCCGAACGCCTCGGGGCGCATCGACGAACGCGTCCGTGAGGCTGGTGGACGAGTCGAACGCGTCCGTCTCGGCGCGCTTCACGAGGGCATCGCCGCCGCCCGCGAAGACGGTGGCGACGTAGTGTTCGCCGCCGAACCGTGGAAGCACATCCATCCGGGACTCGGCGGATGGATCGACGGTGTCGCCTCCGCCGCCGTCCTCACCCGTCTTGTGGCAGAGTCCGGACTGGACGCCCTCCGCGAACCTGTCACCGAGCGTCCCTACAGAAAGGTAAGCGTCTCCTGCCCGGACGAGAAAAAGCAGGCGGTCATGGCGTCGCTGGAGACGACGCTTCCGGATGCGTTCCCCGACGCCGACGTAGACACCGAACACGGTGTCCGTCTCGAACTCCCGGACGCTTCGTGGGTTCTCGTCCGACCGTCCGGTACCGAACCGTACGTCCGTGTCTACGCGGAAGCCGACGACGTGGACGCACTCGTCGGCGAAGCCAGCGACGTGGTGGAAGCAGCTATTGAATCCGCCGACTGA
- a CDS encoding acylphosphatase — protein sequence MSDDRTRAHVFVSGRVQGVYYRASTRDAARNRDIEGWVKNLDDGRVEAVFEGSENAVEEMIEWCHTGSEAADVESVEVEYEAPKGESGFRIEW from the coding sequence ATGAGTGACGACCGTACGCGTGCTCACGTGTTCGTCAGTGGCCGAGTGCAGGGCGTGTACTACAGAGCAAGTACACGAGACGCCGCCCGCAACCGCGACATAGAGGGGTGGGTGAAGAATCTCGACGACGGCCGCGTCGAAGCGGTGTTCGAAGGGTCCGAAAACGCGGTCGAGGAGATGATCGAGTGGTGTCACACCGGAAGTGAGGCGGCCGACGTGGAGTCAGTCGAAGTAGAGTACGAAGCCCCCAAGGGCGAGTCTGGCTTCCGTATCGAGTGGTAA
- a CDS encoding BMP family lipoprotein — protein sequence MDRRKFLKATGVAGIAGLAGCSGGPTGGDSTATETDTEADTTESGETTQETTEESGPAANIGMVYALGGLGDKSFNDAAKRGIERAKSELGIEYNEAQPSAAEEFPTFQRRFAQSANPDYDLICCIGFAQKSALKQTSKNFPDQKFMLVDDQIDRDNVASYTFKEHEGSFLVGHLAGLLTTQQFEAGAGSTSGNSKKVGFVGGREAPLIKKFQAGFEAGAKHADEELTVSTAYAGSFSDSAKGKEIATSMYEDGADIVYHAAGGTGLGVFQAAQEQGKFAIGVDSDQSKTDPNYANVILASMVKRVETAVHTSVENITEDEYNGGEKTTLGLEKNGIECVYGQEIGGGIPEDVKTAVSESRQAIIDGDISVPDTTE from the coding sequence ATGGATAGACGCAAGTTCTTGAAGGCGACAGGTGTCGCGGGTATTGCAGGTCTCGCGGGATGTAGCGGTGGACCAACCGGTGGCGATTCGACGGCGACGGAAACGGATACGGAAGCCGACACCACCGAGTCCGGCGAAACGACGCAGGAAACGACCGAGGAGAGCGGACCGGCCGCGAACATCGGTATGGTGTACGCCCTCGGCGGTCTCGGTGACAAGTCGTTCAACGACGCCGCAAAGCGCGGTATCGAGCGAGCGAAATCTGAACTCGGTATCGAGTACAACGAGGCACAACCTTCTGCGGCAGAGGAGTTCCCGACGTTCCAGCGCCGGTTCGCGCAGTCGGCGAACCCCGACTACGACCTCATCTGCTGTATCGGTTTCGCACAGAAGTCCGCACTGAAGCAGACATCCAAGAACTTCCCCGACCAGAAGTTCATGCTGGTTGACGATCAGATCGACCGAGACAACGTCGCCTCCTACACGTTCAAGGAACACGAGGGGTCGTTCCTCGTCGGTCACCTCGCGGGCCTTCTGACGACACAACAGTTCGAGGCCGGTGCCGGTAGCACGTCCGGCAACTCGAAGAAGGTCGGCTTCGTCGGCGGCCGCGAAGCACCTCTCATCAAGAAGTTCCAAGCCGGATTCGAGGCAGGCGCCAAGCACGCTGACGAGGAGCTCACGGTCTCGACGGCGTACGCCGGGTCGTTCTCCGACTCCGCGAAAGGGAAAGAGATCGCCACCTCGATGTACGAAGACGGCGCGGACATCGTCTACCACGCGGCCGGTGGGACGGGTCTCGGTGTCTTCCAAGCGGCCCAAGAGCAGGGTAAGTTCGCCATCGGTGTCGACTCCGACCAGTCGAAAACCGACCCGAACTACGCGAATGTCATCCTCGCCTCGATGGTCAAGCGCGTCGAAACGGCCGTCCACACGTCCGTCGAGAATATCACCGAAGACGAGTACAACGGCGGCGAGAAGACGACGCTCGGCCTCGAAAAGAACGGTATCGAGTGCGTCTACGGGCAGGAGATCGGAGGCGGCATCCCCGAGGATGTCAAGACGGCAGTCAGCGAGAGCCGACAGGCCATCATCGACGGCGACATCTCCGTTCCGGATACCACCGAGTAA
- a CDS encoding TrmB family transcriptional regulator has protein sequence MTDADEGNGNAQPSEHEAIEALEHLGLSNYAARVFVALQRLGVGTAKEIHDVAGVPRSQVYGAAEELESLGLVELQQSTPKRYRSVSLDAAHRCLAENLQNEANRAFNYLEAARAERTAGETRDDVWTIRGHEPVNNRVIELVEQSQERVLFAAPSLLFITDDLVKALRERAANNVDVRVVSESADVRDRFETVPDVSASGPDEEPPVDFTGRVLLVDRRVVLLSVVPNVPGSDETAIWSADTAMADILSQIIEGGIESMIGF, from the coding sequence ATGACAGATGCAGACGAAGGGAACGGCAACGCACAACCGAGCGAACACGAGGCCATAGAGGCGCTCGAACACCTCGGACTCTCGAACTACGCTGCGCGGGTGTTCGTCGCGCTCCAGCGCCTCGGCGTCGGGACGGCCAAAGAGATTCACGATGTCGCGGGCGTCCCGCGGTCGCAGGTGTATGGTGCGGCCGAGGAACTGGAGAGCTTGGGCTTAGTCGAACTCCAGCAATCGACGCCGAAGCGGTATCGCTCGGTGAGCTTAGACGCCGCCCACCGCTGTCTCGCGGAGAACCTCCAGAACGAGGCGAACCGCGCCTTCAACTACCTCGAAGCCGCCCGAGCAGAGCGCACGGCGGGTGAAACCCGTGACGACGTGTGGACGATCCGCGGTCACGAACCCGTGAACAACCGCGTCATCGAACTGGTCGAACAATCACAGGAGCGGGTGCTGTTCGCCGCCCCATCGCTCTTGTTCATCACCGACGACCTCGTCAAAGCCCTTCGAGAACGGGCGGCCAACAACGTCGATGTCCGCGTGGTCAGCGAATCCGCGGACGTGCGCGACCGGTTCGAGACTGTTCCAGACGTATCGGCGTCCGGCCCGGACGAGGAGCCACCGGTTGACTTCACCGGCCGCGTCCTCCTCGTGGACCGCCGCGTCGTCCTCCTCTCGGTCGTTCCCAACGTGCCGGGCAGCGACGAGACGGCGATCTGGTCGGCTGACACGGCGATGGCCGACATTCTCTCTCAGATCATCGAAGGCGGTATCGAGTCGATGATCGGCTTCTAA